The genomic window GCATCTCCCAGGACGAGGTTCTCGGGCAGGTCATGCTCTCCCCCGTCGCTCTGAAGCGGCTCGTCGAGGTCGACGAGGTGGCAGCCATGGCGCTCTTCCTCTGCTCACCGGCCGCAACCTCGATCACCGGATCATCCCTCCCGGTGGACTGCGGCTGGACCGCGCACTGAGCCGCGTGCCTAGGATCACTGCCATGGCGCGCGAGGAGGATGACCCCATCGACCAGGTGACCCGGCTGCTCGAACTGCTGGCCTCGGACGCATCGATGGCCCGCCTGGCGGCGTCGCCGGCGCCCGATGGGATCAAGGACCTGGTGATGCGTGTCAGTGGCACCCGCGACGAGCACCGACGTCGAGAGTCAGCCCAGACGGCCCTGCTGGACATCGCTCGTGAGCTGGCCTCGGAGGTCGACCCGGCCACCGTCCTGGAAGCCATCGTGCGACGTGCCCGCACCCTGCTGGGCACCGACCTGACCTACCTCACCCTCTACGACCCGCAGGCCGGGGACACCTTCATGCGGGTGACCGACGGGTCGGTGTCCGCGGAGTTCCAGTCACTTCGCCTCGAGCTCGGGGACGGCCTCGGTGGGCTCGTCGCTTCCACCCACAAGCCCTACTGGACGGCCGACTACTCCGCGGACCAGCGCTTCAGCCACACCTCGGCGATCGACAGCGGGGTCAGCGACGAGGGAATCGTCGCCATCTGCGGCACACCGTTGATCGTCGAGTCACACTTCGTCGGCGTGCTCTTCGCCGCCAACCGCAGCCCTCGCCCCTTCTCCCGCTCCGAGGTGGGGCTGCTCGGCAACCTCGCCGCACTCGCTGCCGTTGCGATCGTGCAGACCCGCGCCCTGGCCGAGGCCCAGACCGCCTTGTCCGCGCTGTCCGAGGCCCACGAGATGGTCCGGCAACAAGCCCTGGGGGTCGAGCGGGCCGCAGCCGCGCACGACCGCTTCGCCTCGGTCGTTCTCGAGGGCGGCGGCGTCAGCGACGTCACTCGTGCGCTCGTCGAGCTGCTCGGCGGCTGGGTCGTCCTCGTCGACGACGCGGGTGAGCGGCGCAGCGCATTCGGACCCGCACCGGACCCCGCAGACGGCGGGGCCGACGCGGACCCGATCGTGCAGCTGTCGGTCGTCGACCGCGCCCGCCACGAGATCGGCAGGCTCGTCGAGGACGACGGCATCCACGCCATCGGGGTCATCGCCGCCCGGGAACAGCTCGGCACCCTCGTCGTGAGTGCCCCGCGAACCCTGGAGGACGCGGACCAGCGCACCGTCGAGCGGGCCGCCGTCGTCACCGCCCTCGTCCTGCTCTTCGAGCGGCAGGCCGACGAAGCCCGACAGAGCGCACGCCACCGCATCGTCACCGACCTCCTCGCTGCACGTGGTGGCCACGAAGACCGCACCGCCTACCTGCGTGATGCGGGCCTGGATCCCCGCTCGCCCGTGTGCCTGCTGGTCGTCCGGGGCGCGGGCCCGACACAGCTGCGGTCCCGGGCCCTGACCGTGAGCACGGTCCTGGGCGAGCGCTCCCTCGTGGGGACCCACGACGACGAGATCGTCGCGCTGGCGCCGGGAGAGGACGCGGATGCCCTCGCCCGATCACTGGCCGGCCGCATGGCGAAGGGCGCATCGGTCACCGTCGGCTGCAGCGGCCCGATCCGCGATGTCGACGACCTGCCGGCCGCCCATGATGAGGCGGCGCGCACGGCCCGTGCCCTGATCGCCCTCGGCCGCTCCGGTACCGGCGCCGCGGCGACCGAGCTCGGCTTCGCCGGACTGATCGTCGGCTCGAATCCGGATGTGCAGGAGTACGTCACGACCGTCCTGGGGCCGGTGCTGCGCTACGACCTGGACCACGGTAGCGATCTCGTCGGTACCCTCGCTGCCTACTTCGCCGCCGGGTCGAGCCCACGGCACGCCGCCACCTCCCTGCACGTGCACGTCAACACCGTTGCCCAGCGTCTGGGCCGGATCAGCGCGCTGCTGGGCGAGCACTGGCAGCGCCCGGAGCAGGCGCTGGAGATCCAGCTGGCGCTACGGCTGAGGCGGCTCCTGGACGACTCCTGAGGGGCTGGCGATCTAGGCGATCTCCCGGCCCGCCGGGTCCACCGCCAGACCCCGGTCGATGGCGTCCACGACACTGGTGAGTCCCTCGCCCGTGAGGATCACGTCGTAGTGGTTGGCGTCGACGCCGTGGACGGCCAGCTGGTCGGGCAGGTCCAGAGCGGCCAGCCGCCCTTCGTCGTACAGCCCCTGGGGCTCGTCCAGCAAGCCCCGACGGGCCCACACCAGCTCCACGGGAACGCCCGCTGCCACCGCTCGCCCGGCTGCGGAGTGGGTGTCCTCGTCGACGAGGACGTCCCGACCATCGCGGCGGACGGCATCGAGGATGCACGAGCTCATCACTGCCCCGGGGGTGTCCGTTGCCGGTACGAGGTCGTGGTCGAGGTAGCGCCGCACCGACTCGGCGGCCGGACTGCCGGAGAGCAGGGGCCCGACGGCCGGGTGCTCTGCCCAGAAGTCCTGGTGGGCCGACTCGTCCTCCCAGCGCATCGACAACCGGTCCATGGCCGGGCCGATGACGGCGGCCAGAGCGGCGTCCACGTCCAGGCCGGGTGGCGGGGGGAAGGCCAGACCCCCGTCGACGAGGACGACCGAGCGGTACAGCCGCGGGTGCTCGGCCGCTGCGAGTGCCGCGATGAAGCCGCCCATCGAGTGACCGACGATCACCGGGTTCACGCCGAAGGCCCCGACGACCGTGGTCAGGTCGGCGACGTGTGCTGCCAGCCCGTACGGCCCCGGCGCCTCGCGGCTCGCCCCGCGCCCCCGCAGGTCCGGGGCCAGGACACGCACCGCCCCGGGACCGTGACGACGGTGCAGCTCCTCGGCGACCTGGCGGAAGGAGAGGCCGTTCGCGGTGATCCCGTGCACGGCCAGCACCACGGGTACCCCGGGGTCGGCCGTGCCGATGGTCAGGTCGTGGATGGCCAGACTTCCGACGGGCAGCTCGATGACGAAGGACGGATCGGTGGTCATGCGCGTTCCTTTCGCAGTGCTCGCACCGCGAGGCCGGTGATCCCCTGGGGTGCGAAGTAGACGATGATCACGAACAGCGAACCGAGGATGAACAGCGGCTCGCCGAGGAGACGCCCGATGAGGTCGGGCAGGGAGGAGACCAACGATGATCCACTCAGCTCGATCAGGCGCGCGTCCGCGTAGTGGTAGACGAAACCGCCCACGACGGCGCCCCACAACCGCCCGGCCCCCCCGAGGACGACCATGACCAGTAGCGCGAGCGTGAACTCCGCCGTCGCCAGGTGTGGGCTGGAGCCACCGAGGACGATTGCGTGCACGACGCCACCGAGGCCACCGAGGAAGGCACCCACCACGATGGCCAGCAGCTTCACTCGGTAGACGGTGAAACCAAGGACCGCTGCGCGGGCCTCGTTCTCCCGCACGGCAGCCATGGCGTGCCCGGCACGTGAACGCGCGAGCAACGCGACCAGCACCCACGCCAGCACGACGAAGCCCAGGGCGAGCCAGTACCGGTAGGACGCATTCTGTACGCCGATGAGGATGGACGGGATGGCCGCGCGGTTGAGGACCAGACCCTCCTCACCACCGGTGAGGTCGCCCGGGTTGCGCAGGATGATGATCGAGCCGGCCTGGGCGAAGGCGAGGGTCACCATGGCGAAAGCGATCCCGCCGACCCGTAGCGCGATACCGCCGACGACGAGTGCCAACAGGGTCGTCAGGCCGAGGGAGACGACGATCGCCAGCGGCAGCGGCAGCGACCACGTCGACAGCGAGATCGTCAGCAGGTAGCTGCCGGCGGAGATGAAGAGTGCGTGACCGAAGCTGAGCAGGCCGGTGCGTCCGAAGATCACGTCGTAGCTCAGCGCGAACCCGGCGAAGATGAAGCAGACCGCGAGCAGTTGCAGCGATCCGGGGCCGTTGACCCGTCCCGGCAGGATGCCGGGGATGGTCACCGATATGTAGGGCAGGACAGCGAGGACGACCAGGACGACCACACCGGGAAGGACCTTGAGCACCGTCTTGGCACTCATGCGTGACCACCCTTCATCGAGGCCGGGCGAAGGAGCAGGACGATCGCCAGCAGCAGGACGACCGACAGGTCACCGGCTCCGCTCGCGGCGTAGTAGTTGGCCATCTGCTGCACCAGACCGACTGCCACGGCCGCGACGGCGGTGCCCACGAGGGAGCCCATCCCACCGATGACGACGACGATGAAGGCGTAGATCAGCAGGGAGCCACCTTGGGCCGGGGAGACCGCGCCCACGTACTGGGAGTACAGGATCCCGGCCAACGCGGCGGCCGCTCCTCCCATGGCGAAGACGATGGTGAAGGTGCTGCGCACGTTGATACCCAAGGCCTCGACCATGGTGCGGTTCTCCACGCCGGCCCGGATGATCAGGCCCAGTCGGGTGTAGCGCAGCAGTGCGAGCAACCCGAGGAAGAGGGCGAGTGCCACGGCGACGAAGACCAGCCGGTCGTTGGGCAGGAGTGCGCCACCGAGCTCGGTCGTCGTCGACATCCACTCGGGGGACTCCATGGGCTTGGGGTCGGCGCTCCACACGGCCTGTGCCACGGCGACCGCCGCGAGCGAGAGACCGACGGTGACGAGCACCTGCTGGATGTGGTGCTTGTAGAGCGGTCGGATCAGGGTCACCTCGACCACCGCCCCGATCAGCGCCCCGACGACCAGCGCGGCGAGGATGGCCAGGAGCAGGCGCAGGGTCACCGACATGCTGTCCGGGAGTCGGCGCATGACCTCCCAGCCGGCATAGGAGCCGGCCATCATGAAGGCGCTGTGGGCGAAGTTCAGCACCCCCATGAGCCCGTAGATGAGGCTGAGGCCGCTGGCCGCGAGGAAGTACAGCGCGCCCAGACCCAGGCCGGTCACGAGGATGAGGGTGAACTCGTTCATGCTGCTCCCTCCCGTCGCATGGCGACCCCGAGCAGCTCGCGGGTCAGCTCCTGGTCGGCGATGAGGTCAGCGGCTGATCCGGTGTGCACGACCCGGCCGGCATCGATGACGACGACCGTGTCGGCGATGCGGCGCACGAGTGGCAGGTTCTGCTCGACCAGGAGGATCGGTGTGCTCCGGGCGACCTCGGCGAGCACGTCGGCCACCTCGGTGACGAGCTTGGGTGCCAATCCCTTCGTCGGCTCGTCGACGAGCAGCAGCCGGTTGTCGCGCAGCAGGACCCGCGCGAGCGAGACCATTTGCTGCTGACCGCCCGAGAGCGTGCCGGCGCGCTGCGCGCGTCGGGGGACGAGGTCGGGAAACAGTCGCTGGACGATGGGCGTGTCGGTGCCCAGATCGGGCTCGACCAGACGGAGGTTCTCCTCGACGGTCAGCCCCCCGAAGACCTCGCGGTCCTCGGGGACGTATCCGACACCATCACGCACGATCTTCGTCGTCGCACGGTTCTGGATGGTCTTGCCGTCCAGGGTGATCGTGCCGGTTCGCGGGGCCAGACCAAGGATCGCCTTGAGCGTCGTGGTCTTGCCGACGCCGTTGCGTCCCAGGAGTGCGGTCACGCCGGTGGCCGGTACCTCGAAGTCGAGACCTTGGAGGATGTGCGAACCACCGAACCTCACGTGCAGGTCCGCTACCGTCAGGACCGGCCCGGCCCCTGTGGCAGCAGCCGGGACGCTGGCGGTGGCGCCGTCGCCGGCCTCCCCCGTTGCGGCGGTGGTGTCGTCGTCGTTCACAGTGCTTCTCCCAGGTAGGCCTGTTGCACACGGTCGTCGGAGGTGACCTCGCTCGGGCTGCCGATGGCCAGCAGCTGCCCGTGGTGGAGGACGGCCACCCGGTCGGCCAGACCGAGCACCACGTGCATGTGGTGCTCGACCATCGCCACCGCGACCCCGCTGTCACGGACCTCGCCGATGATCTCGGTGAGACCGTCGACGTCCTCGGCGGACACCCCTGCCATCGGCTCGTCGAGCAGGAGCACCGACGGCTGCGAGGCCAAGGCCATCGCAAGCTCCAGCTTGCGGCGGTCCCCGTGCGAGAGGTCCCGGGCCATGGTCTCCCCCTTGCCCGGCATGCGGACCCGCGCGAGCAGGAGCTCGATCGTCTCGGCGCCCGTGCCGCTGGCGGCGCGGAACGGCGAGAAGGGGGCCGCCCCGGCTGCCTGGATCGCCAGTCGCACATTCTCCCGGGCGCTCAGCCCGTCGAAGAGTGCCGATGTCTGGAACGAGCGGGCGAGCCCTTGGCGTGCCCGCCGGGTGGAGCTCAGGCGCGTGACGTCCTCGTCCTTCAGGGTCACCCGCCCCTGCGTGGGGCGGGTGACACCGGAGAGGATGTTCACCAGTGATGACTTCCCGGCGCCGTTGGGGCCGATGATGCCGAGCAGCTCACCGGCCCCGACCTCGAGACTGATCTCCTCGAGGATGCGAGCTCCCCCGATGCGCCACCCGATCCCGGTGGCGGCGATCACTCGAACTCGGAGACGGGCGGAGCCACGTCTGCCGGGTCGACGGTCTCGCCGAGGACGGGCACGAACTCCTCGCCGTCCTTCTCCAAGGAGACGGTGAACATCGGCTGCAGGACCGCGTGGTCCTCGGCGCGGATCTCCATCTCACCCTTGGGGCCCTCGAACGTCCACCCCTCGAGCGCGTCGATCATCGCGTTGGTGTCGCCCTCGCCCTCCTTGAGTGCCTGGACGATCATCTGCGCGGCGACGAATCCGTCGTTGCTGAACAGGTCGACCTCCTCGCCGTTCTCCTCCAGGCCGCTGGAGAGCGCCGTGTAGGCCTCGTTGTCTGCAGCACCCTTGAAGAAGTGGGACAGGAAGTCGATCTTGGTGCCGGCCTCGCCGAACAGGGAGTGGGTGGCCTTGATGTCCAGGCCGGTCACGACCTTCGTGGTGTCGAAGACGCCCTGCTGCGAGAGGGTTCCCCACATCGACGTGGCGTTCTCGCCCGCCCAGGCGACAAAGAGCAGGTCGGGTGACTGGCTCTTGATCTTCGTGGCGAAGGGGGTGAAGTCCTTGGCCGCGGCCGGCGCCTCGATCGCGGTGACCTCGGCCCCCTTCTCCCCCAGGACGCCCTTGACGGCGTCGATGTTGGCCGTACCGAAGGCACTGTCCTGGGCCAGGACCGTGACCTTCTTGCCGTCGACGTCACCGAGCATGGTGCCCGCCGTGGCGACGTCCTGGTAGGTCTGGCGGCCCGACCGGAAGGTGTACTCGTTCAGCCCGGTGACCCCGTCCGTGGCGGCGGGACCGGAGATGAAGAGGGTCTCGTTGTCCTTGGCGAGCGGAGCCACCTGCAGCGCCACACCCGAGGAGGTGGAGCCGGCGATGATGTCGCTGCCCTGGCCGATGAGAGTGGTCGCGGCCGACACGGCCTTCGACGGGTCACCGGCGTCGTCCTTCTCGCTGATCTCGATCTCACGGCCATCGACCTCGCCGGTGCCGTCGGTGGCGTAGTCGAGGCCGACGTCGAAGGCCGCCTTGTACTGCGCACCGTAGGGAGCGAGCGGACCCGACTTGCTGTAGACGAGACCGACCTGGAAGGGGTCCTCGCTCCCGCCGTCGTCCCCACCCCCACTGGCCTCGCCGGGGGTGCCGCACGCCGCCAAGGACAGGCTCAGGGCCGTACCCGTCAGGATGATCCAACGCTTCGTCATGGGATGACCTCCACCTTCGGCGAGCGCTCGCGCCTTTGCTGCAACGAGAACCGTTGACGCCCAACCGTTGCCGAGAAGGTAACCCGGGCACGGGTGAGGGGGGGTGGTCCGGCGCCCCATATTCGACACCAGCGCATGTCCCACCAGGACACACCCGGGCCGAGGGTTACATCTGGGTGCGCAGTCGCTCCACGATCGGCTCGGGGGTCAGTCCGGCCGCCTCGAGGACCTGACCACGGGAGGCGTGCCCGAGAAACTCCTTGGGTAGGCCGAAGCGGTGCACCGGTACGGCCACGCCCGCGTCCTCGAGGGCACGGGAGACCTCTGCCCCGACACCGCCGGCGACATTGTTGTCCTCGATGACCGCGACGCGGCCGGCACGGCGGGCGAGCTCGACGACGCCGTCGGGCACGGGCAGCACCCAGCGAGGGTCGACGACGAGCGCGTCGTGCCCCTCGGCCCCGAGCTTCTCCGCCACGGTCGTCGCGGTGCCCGCCATGGAACCCACGGAGACGATGAGCACCTCGGGGTCGCTCTCGTGGTCGCCGGCCAGCACGTCCAGACCGTCGGTGGTCGCGATCGCCTCGAGCGGCTCGGCGACACTGCCCTTGGGGAATCGGATGACGGTGGGCCCATCGTCGACGTCGACCGCCTCACGCAGGGCACGACGGATCTGCTGCCCGTCCCGGGGCGCAGCCAGACGCAGTCCGGGCACGATGGACACCAGGGACATGTCCCACATGCCGTGGTGGCTCGCGCCGTCCGGCCCGGTGACCCCCGCGCGGTCGAGGACGAAGGTCACCCCCGCCTTGTGCATCGCGCAGTCCATGAGCAGCTGGTCGAAGGCGCGGTTGAGGAAGGTGGCGTAGATGGCGAGGACCGGGTGCATGCCGGAGAAGGCCAGGCCCGCGGCCATCGTCGTGGCGTGCTGCTCGGCGATACCGACGTCGATGATCCGCTCCGGGTAGGCATCGGCGAAGGGCTTCAGGCCCACCGGCATCATCATCGCCGCGGTGATCGCGACGATGTCGTTGCGCTCGCGACCGAGGTCGAGCATCTCGTCGCTGAACTCGTCGGTCCACGATCGTCCGGCGATCTCCAGCGGCAGGCCGGTCTCGGGGTTGATCTTGCCGACGGTGTGGAACTGGTCGGCGACATCGTTGCAGGCGTGGTCGTAACCGCGGCCCTTCTGCGTGATGACGTGCACGAGCACCGGACCACCGAAGGACTTCGCCCGGCGCAGCGCCTGCTCGACGCTGGCCTCGTCATGACCATCGACGGGACCGACGTACTTGATGCCCAGGTCCTCGAACATGCCCTGGGGTGCCCAGAAGTCCTTGGCTCCCTTCTTCATCGAGTGGAAGGCCTGGTAGGCCGTCCGGCCGACGAAGGGGGTCCGGTGCAGCGTCTCCTTGCCCCAGTCGAGCACCTGCTCGTACTGGCGGTTGGTCCGCAGCATCGCCAGATGGTCGGCGAGCCCGCCGATCGTCGGGGAGTAGGAGCGCTCGTTGTCGTTGACGACGATGACGAGGGGGAGGTTCTTGTTGGCGGCGATGTTGTTCAGCGCCTCCCAGGCCATGCCGCCGGTCAGGGCCCCGTCACCGATGACCGCGACGGCGTGCCGGTCCTCGCCACGCAGGTGGTATCCCCGGGCGATGCCCTCCGCCCATGACAAGGAGGTCGAGGCGTGACTGTTCTCCACGACGTCGTGCTCGGACTCGTCACGGCTCGGGTAACCGGACAGGCCACCGCGGGTGCGTAGCCCCTCGAAGTCCTGTCGCCCGGTGAGCAACTTGTGCACGTAGGACTGGTGACCGGTGTCGAAGACGACGGTGTCGTTCGGTGAGTCGAAGACCCGGTGGATCGCCAGAGTCAGCTCGACGACACCGAGGTTGGGCCCGAGGTGTCCCCCACTGCGCGAGACCCGCTCGACGAGGAAGGCTCGGATCTCCTCGGCGAGTGTCTCGAGCAGCTCGGCAGGGAGCCGCTTGAGGTCGACGGGAGAGGTGATCGTCTTCAGGACTGCCACGCTGGCGTTCCTTCCTGTGGGGACCGCCCGAGTCTACGTCCCCCGGACCGGGAGGTGTTCAGCACCGGCACCTGCACCAGTCGGGGGTCACAACCGTTCGATGAAGACATTGCCGTCGATCACCTCGCGGATCAGGGTGATCCCCCGCTGCGCCGCACGCAGGCGCAGTCCCTCCTGCTCGAGGCAGACCAGGACGGCAGTGACCGTACCGGTGGGCAACGCCTCGCCGAGGTCGATCCGCACGGTCCGGTACGCCTGGCGCATCGACTCGACCTGCGCGCTCACGTGATGGTCCGCCAGCCACGCCAGGGCGACCGGGTGACGGCGCAGCACCGCGTGACTGCGGTACTCGGGCGGGCAGAGGTCGAGCAGCCACGAGACCGCCGCGGGCTGCCACCCACGCACCCCCGGAGGCGGCACCCGGTCCGGCCAGCCGGGCGGTCCCCCCTTCGCCCGGGCCGCGGCGAAAGCCCCCGGCGACCCCGGAGCAGCAGTCCGCACCGGCGGGCTCGTGGGAGACTGATCGAACACCTGTTCGAGTCTACGGCATGATGAGCGATCTCAGGAAGGCGAGGGAGATCGATGGAGGGAGGTGGCGCGGGCAGGAGGGATGCGGCCCGGCTCAGGGAGTGAGGAACGAACGACCAAGGGCCGTATGCCTTCAGCCCGGGTCGCCGGGCACCAGAACACGACGAAGGGGCCCGCCGTAGCGGACCCCTTCGTCGTGTCACCGTCAGGCAGCGAGCGAACGCAGCACGTACTGCAGGATGCCGCCGTTGCGGTAGTAGCCCGCCTCACCGGGGGTGTCGATACGCACGACCGCATCGAAGGTCACGGTCTCGCCACCCTCCTTCGTCGCGGTGACCTTGAGGGTCTCCGGGGCCGGGCCGTCGTTCAGGGCCGTGATCCCGGAGATGTCGAAGGTCTCCGTGCCGTCCAGGCCGAGCGACTCGGCGGTCTCCCCCGAGGGGAACTGCAGCGGGATGACGCCCATGCCGATGAGGTTCGAGCGGTGGATGCGCTCGAAGGACTCGGCGATGACCGCGCCGACGCCCAGCAGGCTGGTGCCCTTGGCCGCCCAGTCGCGCGAGGACCCGGAGCCGTACTCCTTGCCGGCGAGGACGACGAGCGGGACGCCGGCCTCGATGTAGGCCTCGCTGGCCTGGAAGATCGTCGTCTGCTCCCCACCCGCCAGGAAGTTGCGGGTGAAGCCACCCTCGACGCCGTCGAGCAGCAGGTTCTTCAGCCGGATGTTGGCGAAGGTGCCGCGGACCATGACCTCGTGGTTGCCACGGCGCGAACCGTAGGAGTTGAAGTCCTTGCGGTCGATGCCGTTCTCGGTGAGGTAGACGCCGGCCGGGCTGTCGGCCTTGATCGCACCGGCCGGGCTGATGTGGTCGGTGGTGACCGAGTCGCCGAGCAGCGCGAGGACCCGGGCCCCGGAGATGTCCTCGACCGGGTCGAGCTCCATCGTCATGCCGTCGAAGAACGTGGGCTTGCGAACGTAGGTGGAGTCCTCCGCCCACTCGAAGGTGTTGCCCTCCGGGGTCTCGAGCGCGGCCCAGCGCTCGTCACCGGCGAAGACGTCGGCGTACTTCTCGGTGAACATCTCCTGGCTGACCGCGGTGTCGATCGTGCTCTGCACGTCGGCCGGGGCGGGCCAGATGTCCTGCAGGAAGACGTCCTTGCCGTCGGCGTCGACCCCCAGCGGCTCGGACTCGAAGTCGAAGTCCATCGTCCCGGCGAGCGCGTAGGCGATGACCAGCGGCGGGGAGGCCAGGTAGTTCATCTTCACGTCGGGGTTGATGCGACCTTCGAAGTTGCGGTTGCCCGAGAGGACCGAGGTGACCGCGAGGTCGTTGGCGTTCACGGCCTCGGAGACCTCCGGGATGATCGGGCCGGAGTTGCCGATGCAGGTCGTGCAGCCGTAGCCGACGAGGTGGTAACCGAGCTTCTCGAGGTAGGGCCACATGCCGGCCTTCTCGTAGTACTCGGTGACGACCTTGGAGCCGGGCGCCATGGAGGTCTTGACCCAGGGCTTGACCTGCAGGCCCCGCTCGACGGCGTTCTTCGCGAGCATCGCCGCGGCCATCATCACCGACGGGTTCGAGGTGTTGGTGCAGCTGGTGATCGAGGCGATGACGACGTGGCCGTGGTCGATGTCGACCTGCTGACCGTCCAGGGTCGCGGCGACGGGGTTGCTCGCGCGGTCACCGTTGGCCCGCATCGCGGAGTGC from Janibacter cremeus includes these protein-coding regions:
- a CDS encoding aconitate hydratase AcnA → MASANTFNAKDQLTVGDSSYEFYRIDAVEGSKNLPYSLKVLLENQLRTEDGENVTAEHINALGSWDENADPSTEIQFTPARVIMQDFTGVPCIVDLATMREAVAELGGNAEKINPLAPAELVIDHSVQIDVFGSDDAFERNVDFEYQRNNERYQFLRWGQTAFDDFKVVPPGTGIVHQVNIEHLARVTMTRDGLAYPDTCVGTDSHTTMENGLGVLGWGVGGIEAEAAMLGQPVSMLIPRVVGFKLTGAIPAGATATDVVLTITEMLRNHGVVGKFVEFYGEGVAQVPLANRATIGNMSPEFGSTAAMFPIDDITLEYLRLTGRPEEQVALVEAYAKEQGMWLDPAVEPRFSEKMELDLSTVVPSIAGPKRPQDRISVSDAKEQFRGDLKNYVVDGHGITKSSVDDELRDTFPASDSPSHDAQELSEEAGRPEHSAMRANGDRASNPVAATLDGQQVDIDHGHVVIASITSCTNTSNPSVMMAAAMLAKNAVERGLQVKPWVKTSMAPGSKVVTEYYEKAGMWPYLEKLGYHLVGYGCTTCIGNSGPIIPEVSEAVNANDLAVTSVLSGNRNFEGRINPDVKMNYLASPPLVIAYALAGTMDFDFESEPLGVDADGKDVFLQDIWPAPADVQSTIDTAVSQEMFTEKYADVFAGDERWAALETPEGNTFEWAEDSTYVRKPTFFDGMTMELDPVEDISGARVLALLGDSVTTDHISPAGAIKADSPAGVYLTENGIDRKDFNSYGSRRGNHEVMVRGTFANIRLKNLLLDGVEGGFTRNFLAGGEQTTIFQASEAYIEAGVPLVVLAGKEYGSGSSRDWAAKGTSLLGVGAVIAESFERIHRSNLIGMGVIPLQFPSGETAESLGLDGTETFDISGITALNDGPAPETLKVTATKEGGETVTFDAVVRIDTPGEAGYYRNGGILQYVLRSLAA